One part of the Prunus persica cultivar Lovell chromosome G5, Prunus_persica_NCBIv2, whole genome shotgun sequence genome encodes these proteins:
- the LOC18776396 gene encoding subtilisin-like protease SBT2.5, producing the protein MQDTKIESYFVFMNYDPQYERLRANRTKRGTNELDLYLSRKHDQLLARTLEPGSYKKTLSLVIVDGFAVEITDDQASVLRSAKEVRLVEKNQELA; encoded by the exons ATGCAAGACACCAAAATCGAATCATACTTTGTTTTCATGAACTACGATCCTCAATACGAACGCCTTCGAGCTAATCG AACAAAGAGAGGGACAAATGAGCTTGATTTGTATCTAAGCCGGAAGCATGACCAGTTGTTGGCAAGAACCCTTGAGCCAGGAAGCTACAAGAAGACATTGTCTCTGGTCATCGTTGATGGGTTTGCTGTGGAAATTACTGATGACCAG gCCAGTGTTCTTAGATCTGCAAAAGAAGTGAGACTTGTGGAGAAAAATCAAGAGCTTGCTTAA
- the LOC18776625 gene encoding putative receptor-like protein kinase At1g80870: MLSRALTAKPRKSPKNEDQDPQQGYTTSSFNDYEDCIVGFMQDLPLVRCGHDRKCLGCGEGLSHLTLRGVLRGSVGVIGESRLGMTEKVVLLGGRVCAVKRFRKVSCGSRDFGKRIEHLAKVSEKSEYLVPVIAYLYAKRIKFVLSDYYPMGSLADLLAGARQHGHTALDWNQRLTIVVHIARAIAFIHEQYPSYDKKMQMNVHGSIRVCHVMVNIDFSACLSDYGFTQLAEPVEIPNMWQMMKSPCWQQTTPYCAELSQKSDIHNFGVILLDVLAGPKGLRMTEGTKEEKEGLISECGSEFFEFAVKEGKERRQVSGVLDIALACTSAKPEARPSIKEIYCSLLEIL; encoded by the exons ATGTTGTCAAGAGCCTTAACTGCAAAGCCCAGAAAGAGCCCCAAAAATGAAGATCAAGACCCACAACAAGGCTACACCACCAGCTCGTTCAACGACTACGAAGACTGCATCGTAGGGTTCATGCAGGACCTGCCACTTGTCCGCTGTGGACACGACAGGAAGTGTCTTGGATGTGGGGAAGGGCTGTCCCACTTGACGCTGAGGGGTGTGCTGAGAGGTTCGGTGGGTGTGATAGGGGAGAGCAGGCTGGGGATGACTGAGAAGGTGGTGTTGTTGGGTGGTAGGGTTTGTGCTGTGAAGAGGTTTAGGAAGGTGAGCTGTGGGAGTCGTGACTTTGGGAAGAGAATAGAGCACTTGGCTAAGGTGAGTGAGAAGAGTGAGTATCTTGTGCCTGTCATTGCTTATTTGTATGCTAAGAGGATCAAGTTTGTTCTCTCTGATTACTACCCCATGGGAAGCCTTGCTGACTTGCTTGCTG GTGCTAGGCAACATGGTCACACAGCGTTGGATTGGAACCAAAGGCTGACCATAGTTGTTCATATTGCACGAGCAATTGCATTCATCCATGAGCAATACCCTTCATATGACAAGAAGATGCAGATGAACGTGCATGGGAGCATTAGGGTATGCCATGTGATGGTGAACATCGACTTCTCAGCCTGCTTGTCCGATTATGGATTCACCCAATTGGCGGAGCCGGTCGAAATTCCCAACATGTGGCAAATGATGAAGTCGCCATGCTGGCAGCAAACAACTCCTTACTGTGCTGAACTGAGTCAGAAGAGTGACATTCACAACTTTGGGGTGATACTGCTGGACGTATTGGCAGGACCAAAGGGTTTGAGAATGACAGAAGGcacaaaggaagagaaggaaggcCTGATATCAGAATGTGGTTCGGAGTTTTTTGAGTTTGCTGTGAAGGAAGGGAAAGAAAGGAGGCAAGTGTCTGGGGTTTTGGACATTGCCCTTGCATGTACAAGTGCCAAACCAGAGGCTAGGCCTTCTATAAAAGAGATATATTGTTCTCTCTTGGAGATATTGTAA